In Gammaproteobacteria bacterium, the following proteins share a genomic window:
- the feoB gene encoding Fe(2+) transporter permease subunit FeoB has translation MNGFTVAVTGNPNCGKSTLFNALTGANQHVGNFPGVTVESKQGSFEVDQTHIELVDLPGLYSLDSGGNSTDVTVSRNYLMAGNADLILNVLDASNLERHLYLTTQLLELGLPMVVALNMMDVAEDRGRKIDLAALENLLGCSVIPLVASRSEGVEPLKTGLLNALKASKQPTLEVDYHQPISGVLDQICAQLQQAEIRFPVCYRYLAVSVLSGDLGIDDGIPADIVHFAQHEVAGIETASAEDLDILIADARYSLAHHLTGIVTQQQGEVKSLISDRIDSWVLNRYLSVPLFIFVMYLMFTFTINIGGAFIDVFDQLAQTIFVDGFGTLLSAMGSPDWLRVLLADGVGGGIQVVATFIPIIGFLYLALAFLEDSGYMSRVAFIMDRFMGRLGLPGKAFVPLIVGFGCNVPAIMSARTLEDPRERVMTVMMSPFMSCGARLSVYALFAAAFFADGGQVIVLLLYLIGIAAAILTAVLLKYTLLPGESEPLIIELPSYHLPTVKGILMRTWHRLHGFLRDAGKLIVLMVLLINFLNSIGTDGSFGNQDSENSVLSAMSRAVTPVFEPFGIHEDNWPATVGIFTGVMAKEVVVGSLNALYSQMGSEPAEMATEPEAFDFWGGIGSALATVPENFSSLTQLLTDPLGLALVKEDQVAAAAEQDVDMATFGAMASRFDGAIGAFAYLIFILMYFPCVAATSAIMRETNALWTLFAVSWSTLLAYVSATLFYQLATLPQHPESSLWWVAAMLALIVGVFLSLRYYADRQQNKVVVA, from the coding sequence ATGAACGGTTTCACTGTTGCCGTTACCGGCAACCCTAACTGCGGTAAATCCACCCTTTTTAATGCGCTGACCGGAGCCAATCAACACGTTGGTAACTTCCCTGGTGTCACGGTTGAGAGTAAACAAGGCAGCTTTGAAGTCGATCAGACCCACATTGAATTGGTGGATCTTCCCGGCCTTTATTCTCTTGACAGTGGTGGCAACTCCACCGATGTCACGGTTTCACGCAATTATCTTATGGCGGGCAACGCCGATCTGATCCTCAATGTGTTGGATGCGTCCAATCTGGAGCGCCACCTCTATCTGACCACCCAACTGCTGGAATTGGGGTTGCCGATGGTGGTGGCGCTGAACATGATGGATGTGGCCGAGGATCGGGGGCGTAAAATTGATCTGGCGGCGCTGGAAAACCTATTGGGTTGTTCGGTGATTCCGCTGGTGGCGAGTCGCTCGGAGGGCGTTGAGCCTTTAAAAACAGGTCTGCTTAACGCCTTGAAGGCGAGCAAGCAGCCAACTCTTGAGGTGGATTACCACCAGCCCATAAGCGGTGTGTTGGATCAGATCTGCGCTCAGTTGCAGCAGGCAGAGATCCGTTTTCCGGTCTGTTATCGTTATTTGGCCGTCAGTGTCTTGAGCGGTGATTTGGGTATTGATGACGGCATTCCTGCGGATATTGTCCATTTTGCCCAGCACGAAGTGGCGGGAATTGAAACTGCTTCGGCAGAAGATCTGGATATTTTGATCGCCGATGCCCGTTACAGTTTGGCGCATCATCTCACCGGCATCGTTACTCAACAGCAGGGCGAAGTGAAGAGCTTGATCTCGGATCGCATTGATTCGTGGGTCTTAAACCGTTATTTGTCGGTGCCGCTGTTTATTTTTGTGATGTACTTGATGTTCACCTTCACCATCAACATTGGTGGGGCGTTTATTGACGTGTTTGATCAACTGGCGCAGACCATTTTTGTTGATGGTTTTGGCACGCTGTTAAGTGCGATGGGCAGCCCTGATTGGCTGCGGGTGTTGCTGGCCGATGGCGTTGGTGGTGGCATCCAAGTAGTGGCGACCTTTATCCCCATTATCGGTTTTCTCTATCTGGCACTGGCCTTTTTAGAAGACTCCGGTTACATGTCACGGGTCGCGTTTATTATGGATCGTTTTATGGGGCGCTTGGGTCTGCCTGGCAAAGCCTTTGTACCGTTGATCGTTGGTTTTGGCTGCAATGTTCCGGCGATTATGAGCGCCCGCACGCTGGAAGATCCCCGTGAACGGGTGATGACGGTGATGATGAGTCCGTTTATGTCTTGTGGGGCGCGTTTGTCGGTGTACGCCCTGTTTGCGGCGGCCTTTTTTGCCGATGGCGGTCAGGTGATTGTTTTGCTGCTCTATTTGATTGGCATTGCAGCGGCTATTTTGACCGCCGTGCTGTTGAAATACACCCTGTTGCCGGGCGAGTCTGAGCCGCTGATCATCGAGTTGCCCAGCTACCATCTGCCAACGGTGAAGGGCATTTTGATGCGCACGTGGCATCGGCTGCACGGCTTTTTGCGTGATGCAGGTAAGTTGATTGTCTTGATGGTGTTGCTAATTAACTTTCTGAACTCCATCGGTACCGACGGTTCTTTTGGCAATCAAGACAGCGAAAACTCGGTTTTGAGCGCCATGAGTCGAGCGGTCACTCCGGTGTTTGAACCCTTTGGCATTCACGAAGACAACTGGCCTGCCACGGTGGGTATTTTTACCGGTGTGATGGCCAAAGAGGTGGTGGTAGGGTCGTTGAATGCGCTCTATTCACAGATGGGCAGTGAGCCTGCCGAAATGGCCACCGAGCCTGAGGCGTTTGATTTTTGGGGCGGAATTGGATCTGCATTGGCAACGGTACCGGAGAATTTTTCCTCGTTGACCCAATTGCTCACCGATCCACTGGGTTTGGCGCTGGTGAAAGAAGATCAGGTCGCAGCGGCAGCGGAACAGGATGTGGATATGGCCACCTTTGGTGCGATGGCGAGCCGCTTTGACGGTGCCATTGGTGCTTTTGCTTACTTGATCTTTATCCTGATGTATTTCCCCTGTGTGGCGGCCACTTCGGCAATTATGCGTGAGACCAACGCTCTTTGGACGCTGTTTGCCGTCTCTTGGAGCACCCTTTTGGCTTACGTCAGTGCCACTCTGTTTTATCAGTTGGCCACCTTGCCGCAGCACCCAGAGAGTTCGTTGTGGTGGGTGGCGGCGATGTTGGCGTTGATCGTGGGGGTCTTTTTGAGTCTGCGTTATTACGCTGATCGTCAACAGAATAAAGTGGTTGTAGCTTAG
- a CDS encoding response regulator, with product MPIKEPVKKEPLLRWIWRSYLRASLIPLLLVEVGLVAVYLLSTGFSRDENVAALQQLAHEELKLLALRESKFIHKQLQPVESNSAILAEATLTALSKPLLENEFSQEVKSHYRFADNGIYYLDKNLGGATFYYSGFHPIGEVEQDKALRSARLDGLLSSMQRHSPLVEQVYFTTFDSMARIYPFFDVLSQFPPKLEVTSLNFYYEADAKNNPERKIVWTDLYLDPAGLGWMVSNLAPVYRGDFLEGVVGQDITVTKIAKEVLDLEVPWQGYALLLDREGHVISMPERGMELWFTDEILRDQEELNLYQQRNLPSALGVVNQQAAGFEMLTMHNDVHLMSWATVPGVDWKLLLLAEQKHIYASADRLRDELVAVVWWMVLALVLFYLFFFILLYQRAERMSRFIATPLRKIHLLIQQIGRGNYQQSVPDLPVQELSETAELLVLMGARLHDNEAMLKDNQQKLRQAKWEAERASRNKSNFLAASSHEIRTPMNGVMGMGELLLATPLDHEQRDYVLSIQKSADHLLKVINDILDHSKIEAGELRLESLDFELSQLLSGVQMKMGVLAAQKGLRLRQSISVELPKFLRGDAGRLTQLLLNLIGNAVKFSQQGEVLLRVTVVSWQAQSVLVRFEVQDRGPGLDAAQIETIFEPYVQAEQASVCTQGSGLGLSICRDLVALMEGDIGVESQLSKGSCFWFELPFLLTDGHTLDFHETGEMSAHSFEAVSLGARVLLVEDDEVNRKVATKMLKTLGCQVVWAGDGEAAVEHFQQAEFDLVFMDMQLPKLDGCEATQQIRATEGVNDHVPIIALTANAMKEDQDRCFQAGMDGHVSKPFLYGKVRDTLLHFLPKSRLKS from the coding sequence GTGCCGATTAAAGAGCCTGTGAAAAAAGAGCCGTTATTACGTTGGATTTGGCGCTCCTATCTGCGGGCTTCTTTGATCCCACTGTTGTTAGTGGAGGTCGGTTTGGTGGCGGTTTACTTGCTCAGTACCGGTTTTTCACGAGATGAAAATGTGGCTGCGTTGCAGCAGTTGGCACACGAAGAGCTGAAATTGTTGGCGCTTCGAGAGTCAAAATTTATCCATAAGCAGTTACAGCCTGTTGAGTCCAACAGCGCCATCTTGGCTGAGGCCACCTTAACCGCGCTCTCAAAACCCCTGTTGGAAAATGAATTTTCTCAAGAGGTGAAAAGCCATTATCGCTTTGCGGACAATGGTATTTATTATCTGGATAAAAACCTCGGCGGGGCGACGTTCTATTACAGTGGCTTTCACCCCATTGGTGAGGTGGAGCAGGATAAAGCCTTGCGCAGTGCTCGGTTGGATGGTTTATTGAGTTCGATGCAGAGGCATTCGCCTCTGGTTGAACAGGTTTATTTTACTACCTTTGATTCGATGGCGCGTATTTATCCTTTTTTTGATGTGTTGTCTCAGTTCCCCCCCAAATTAGAAGTGACCTCGCTTAATTTTTATTACGAGGCCGATGCCAAGAACAACCCAGAACGCAAGATTGTTTGGACCGATCTCTATCTTGATCCGGCGGGGTTGGGTTGGATGGTGTCTAATTTGGCTCCGGTCTATCGCGGTGATTTTTTAGAAGGGGTGGTGGGGCAAGACATCACGGTGACTAAAATTGCCAAAGAGGTGTTGGATCTGGAAGTACCGTGGCAGGGGTATGCGCTGTTATTGGATCGTGAGGGGCATGTGATCAGTATGCCCGAGCGGGGCATGGAACTTTGGTTTACTGATGAGATCCTCCGTGATCAGGAGGAGCTTAACCTCTATCAGCAGCGTAATTTGCCGAGCGCTTTGGGGGTAGTAAATCAGCAGGCCGCTGGGTTTGAGATGTTAACCATGCACAATGACGTTCATCTGATGAGTTGGGCGACGGTGCCAGGGGTTGATTGGAAGTTGTTGCTGCTAGCGGAACAGAAACACATTTATGCCTCAGCGGATCGTCTGCGTGATGAGTTGGTGGCGGTGGTGTGGTGGATGGTGTTGGCTTTGGTGCTGTTTTACTTGTTCTTCTTCATTTTATTGTATCAACGCGCTGAACGTATGAGTCGTTTTATTGCAACGCCATTAAGAAAAATTCATCTTTTGATCCAACAGATTGGACGCGGAAATTATCAGCAATCGGTGCCTGATTTACCGGTGCAAGAGTTGTCTGAGACGGCGGAGCTGTTGGTGTTGATGGGCGCACGTTTGCACGATAACGAGGCGATGTTGAAGGATAATCAGCAGAAGTTACGACAGGCGAAATGGGAAGCAGAGCGAGCCAGCCGGAATAAGTCTAACTTTTTGGCGGCCAGCAGCCATGAGATCCGCACACCGATGAACGGGGTGATGGGGATGGGCGAGCTTCTGCTGGCAACCCCGTTGGATCATGAGCAGCGCGATTATGTCTTGAGCATTCAAAAATCAGCGGATCATTTGTTGAAGGTAATCAACGATATTTTAGATCACTCTAAAATCGAGGCGGGTGAGTTACGCCTTGAGTCTTTGGATTTCGAGCTGTCCCAACTGCTTTCGGGTGTGCAGATGAAAATGGGGGTCTTGGCAGCACAAAAAGGCTTGCGTTTGCGGCAGTCGATCAGTGTCGAGTTGCCTAAGTTTTTGCGTGGCGATGCAGGACGCTTGACTCAACTGCTGCTGAATTTGATCGGCAACGCGGTTAAGTTTAGCCAGCAAGGTGAGGTGTTGCTGAGGGTCACCGTGGTCTCGTGGCAGGCGCAATCGGTTTTGGTGCGGTTTGAGGTTCAAGACCGTGGGCCGGGTCTTGATGCGGCGCAGATCGAGACTATTTTTGAGCCGTATGTGCAGGCGGAGCAGGCTTCGGTCTGTACCCAAGGCAGCGGTTTAGGGCTTTCCATTTGTCGTGATTTGGTTGCTCTAATGGAGGGCGATATTGGTGTTGAGAGTCAGTTGTCCAAGGGCAGTTGTTTTTGGTTTGAATTGCCCTTCTTGTTGACTGATGGTCACACTCTTGATTTTCATGAAACGGGTGAAATGAGCGCCCACAGCTTTGAAGCGGTGAGTCTGGGTGCTCGGGTGTTGTTGGTCGAAGACGATGAGGTGAACCGTAAAGTGGCCACTAAAATGTTGAAAACCTTGGGCTGTCAGGTGGTGTGGGCCGGTGACGGTGAGGCGGCGGTAGAGCACTTTCAGCAGGCTGAATTTGACCTGGTCTTTATGGACATGCAGTTGCCAAAACTGGATGGCTGTGAAGCGACTCAGCAAATTCGTGCTACGGAAGGCGTAAACGATCATGTGCCGATCATTGCTTTGACCGCTAACGCGATGAAAGAAGATCAAGATCGCTGTTTTCAGGCGGGCATGGACGGTCATGTGAGCAAACCGTTTTTGTACGGTAAGGTGCGTGATACGTTGTTGCACTTTTTGCCAAAAAGCCGCTTAAAATCCTGA
- a CDS encoding FeoC-like transcriptional regulator — MILSELRTYLQSHSKVALRDIALHFNADPDAIRGMLQRWQSKGKVEKLPAGTACGGGCCQCDPATLEIYAWRS, encoded by the coding sequence GTGATTTTGAGTGAATTGAGAACCTATCTTCAGAGCCATTCTAAGGTTGCGTTACGGGACATTGCCTTGCACTTTAATGCGGATCCCGATGCGATTCGGGGCATGTTGCAACGCTGGCAAAGCAAGGGAAAAGTGGAAAAATTGCCCGCTGGTACGGCGTGTGGCGGTGGCTGTTGTCAGTGTGACCCCGCTACCTTAGAGATCTACGCTTGGCGCAGTTAA
- a CDS encoding response regulator transcription factor has protein sequence MKTLLIDDHILFATALQQLLRHGCGLKKVEHTDDALEALEIIKADPKIGLVLVDMNMPVVDGIDFLRALEHHHVDVLTGMITANEDPKLLREALRAGAKGIIPKHSTLEEMKQAISQITRGECYLPDYLRIKIDRLKLNKAASLAPTLSKQQQQILALLHKGHPEQRMATLLNINLTAVRNRIASLFQTLGVSTRSECLSHAQHQGLLEN, from the coding sequence ATGAAAACACTACTGATTGATGACCATATTCTCTTCGCCACCGCATTACAGCAACTGCTACGCCACGGCTGTGGCTTAAAAAAGGTTGAGCACACCGACGATGCTTTAGAGGCACTTGAAATCATTAAAGCCGATCCGAAAATCGGTTTGGTACTGGTTGATATGAACATGCCGGTGGTGGATGGCATTGACTTCCTGCGCGCACTTGAACACCACCATGTCGATGTTCTAACCGGCATGATCACCGCCAATGAAGACCCCAAGCTGCTGCGAGAAGCCTTGCGCGCCGGAGCTAAAGGCATTATCCCGAAACATTCAACCCTCGAAGAGATGAAACAGGCCATCAGCCAAATCACCCGAGGCGAGTGTTATCTACCGGATTATCTTCGCATTAAGATCGACCGACTTAAATTAAACAAAGCAGCCAGTCTTGCTCCGACACTCTCAAAACAACAGCAACAAATACTCGCGCTACTTCACAAGGGACACCCAGAGCAACGCATGGCGACTCTACTGAACATCAACCTGACCGCAGTGCGCAACCGTATTGCCTCATTGTTTCAAACTCTGGGAGTCAGCACCCGCAGCGAATGCCTCTCTCATGCTCAACATCAAGGCTTGCTAGAAAACTAA
- a CDS encoding DUF4091 domain-containing protein, protein MNVLKKIGLVLLFVAPLALALQLTLNYIEENKLEGRAVSELLKKEMEFRTQQKKQAANKPLVECTDSLALKAGLKPKGLLPTGLKAIWAVNDGERLSSTLSDGVSRQDGVVWNGCYVDLVAVRDEVVAFQLVLEAGGSGQHDLHVSMSELSHQDGHKINNDFYLPGGDEADISNSVGRRIEVFREEFLRVKESSRGLYFDEQRQHMLPMGHWADILTPVSVADAFKPLDLAAGRIQPYWVDIYVPRGTPAGSYYGWLSVLTPSSGERYQVPVRLYVAELELPRKFSLQTLAYLADSRQIRRRHGVKSGTPEYAQLLKRYQQMLHRHRLDLVVDKPVRRADQAVADMLSGTIFRADQGYEGPGEGVGTKMLFTQLNTTSKATLQGDIKSWQRWFKEHKLPWSAAVYSIMDEPSEEDYPKVIAHAAWAHEVRPRIKTFLTEKINNALLRRKNPEYIDVWSMPSALSGYDQQSILDRQKAGAQVGVYNGYAPATGTALIDDYAVAMRTWGWAAHKFGLDSWYFWDIAYWHQKRANRATDLWNDPLTYTSGLFGGSAENVGNGDGSLLYPGEDKLFPTSDRGFAGPVASIRLKNWRRGVQDYELLKMATAKGYGTQVKRLVQKMIPKALFESEEGEAISWSQQGALWERARRELIHLMLAKKP, encoded by the coding sequence ATGAACGTGTTAAAAAAAATAGGGCTAGTGTTGTTGTTTGTGGCACCGCTGGCTTTGGCTTTGCAGTTGACCTTGAATTACATCGAAGAGAATAAGCTAGAAGGTCGAGCGGTGTCAGAGCTGTTGAAAAAAGAGATGGAATTTCGAACTCAACAGAAAAAACAGGCGGCCAATAAACCGCTGGTGGAGTGTACGGATTCGTTAGCATTGAAAGCGGGCTTGAAACCAAAGGGGTTATTGCCTACTGGTTTGAAAGCCATCTGGGCGGTGAATGACGGTGAGCGTCTTTCTTCAACCTTAAGTGATGGGGTATCAAGGCAGGACGGTGTGGTCTGGAATGGCTGTTATGTGGATCTGGTTGCGGTGCGGGATGAGGTGGTGGCTTTTCAGCTGGTGTTGGAGGCCGGTGGTTCTGGGCAGCACGACTTACACGTTTCTATGAGTGAATTGAGCCATCAAGATGGGCATAAAATTAACAATGATTTTTACCTGCCTGGAGGGGATGAGGCAGACATAAGCAACAGCGTTGGGCGGCGTATTGAGGTCTTCCGTGAGGAGTTTTTGCGCGTTAAGGAGTCATCGAGAGGTCTCTATTTTGATGAGCAGCGCCAACATATGTTACCGATGGGGCATTGGGCGGATATTTTAACCCCCGTTTCAGTAGCGGATGCCTTTAAACCCTTAGACCTTGCGGCGGGTCGAATTCAACCCTATTGGGTGGATATTTATGTGCCGCGTGGCACACCGGCAGGCAGTTATTACGGTTGGCTGTCGGTACTGACGCCCAGTTCAGGTGAGCGTTACCAAGTGCCTGTGCGATTGTATGTAGCGGAGTTGGAGTTGCCGCGTAAATTCTCGTTGCAAACCTTGGCTTATTTGGCTGATTCCCGTCAGATTCGTCGTCGTCATGGGGTGAAATCGGGTACGCCTGAATACGCTCAATTGCTCAAACGCTATCAGCAGATGTTGCATCGGCATCGTTTGGATCTGGTGGTGGACAAGCCGGTTCGGCGGGCAGATCAAGCGGTGGCCGATATGCTCAGTGGCACAATTTTCAGAGCCGATCAGGGTTATGAAGGGCCAGGAGAAGGGGTCGGCACAAAAATGCTGTTTACTCAGCTGAATACAACAAGCAAAGCGACGCTGCAAGGGGATATAAAATCTTGGCAGCGCTGGTTTAAAGAACATAAATTGCCTTGGTCGGCGGCGGTCTATTCGATTATGGATGAACCCAGCGAAGAGGATTACCCAAAAGTCATTGCACATGCGGCATGGGCGCATGAAGTTCGACCACGGATCAAAACGTTTTTGACTGAAAAAATCAACAACGCTTTGTTGCGGCGCAAAAATCCGGAATACATTGATGTTTGGTCAATGCCCTCGGCCTTAAGCGGTTACGATCAACAGTCCATTCTGGATCGGCAAAAAGCCGGTGCTCAGGTGGGTGTGTATAACGGTTACGCTCCGGCTACAGGCACGGCACTGATTGATGATTACGCTGTGGCGATGCGTACGTGGGGCTGGGCTGCGCATAAATTTGGTCTGGACTCGTGGTATTTCTGGGACATCGCCTACTGGCATCAAAAACGTGCCAATCGTGCCACGGATCTCTGGAATGATCCTTTGACCTACACCAGTGGTCTGTTTGGCGGTTCTGCTGAAAATGTTGGCAATGGAGACGGCAGCCTGCTTTATCCAGGTGAGGATAAACTGTTCCCTACCAGTGATCGTGGTTTTGCCGGACCGGTGGCTTCCATTCGCTTGAAAAACTGGCGTCGTGGGGTGCAGGATTATGAGCTATTGAAAATGGCAACGGCAAAGGGGTACGGTACGCAGGTTAAGCGGCTGGTGCAGAAAATGATACCCAAGGCGCTGTTTGAAAGCGAAGAGGGTGAGGCGATCAGTTGGTCACAGCAAGGTGCCTTGTGGGAGCGGGCGCGGCGTGAATTAATTCATCTCATGTTGGCTAAAAAACCCTGA
- a CDS encoding FeoA family protein: MQPQTLATVAERTLSRITGYQTERGLKQRLIALGLFPGAEVTTLQRRGGGLVVARGSDRIALGGAIAAQILVESLA; encoded by the coding sequence ATGCAGCCTCAAACGTTAGCCACCGTTGCAGAGCGTACTTTAAGTCGGATCACCGGTTACCAAACGGAGCGGGGTTTGAAACAGCGTCTGATTGCTCTGGGTCTCTTTCCTGGAGCCGAAGTCACCACGTTGCAACGACGGGGTGGTGGTTTGGTGGTGGCGCGTGGTTCCGATCGTATTGCTCTTGGTGGTGCCATTGCGGCGCAAATTTTGGTTGAATCTCTGGCATGA
- a CDS encoding ABC-F family ATPase yields the protein MISTANLTMQFGAKPLFENVSSKFGDGNRYGLIGANGCGKSTFMKILGGDLESTAGSVSMDTDERLGKLGQDQFAFEKSTVVDTVIMGHAELWKVKAERDAIYANPDMTEEDGMRVADLEVEFAEMDGYSAEARAGELLLGLGIPSEQHFGLMSAVAPGWKLRVLLAQALFSDPDILLLDEPTNHLDINTIRWLEGVINDRSSTMIIISHDRHFLNSVCTHMADLDYGALQVYPGNYDEYMAAATQARERLLSDNAKKKVQIAQLQSFVSRFSANASKARQATSRAKQMEKIKLTEVKPSSRQNPFIRFEQEKKLHRLALQMEGVSQGYDGEAPLFKDLNLMVEAGERIAVIGPNGIGKTTLVKTLAGQMAQQSGKIKWAEAADIGYFAQDHADDFADDVNLYDWMLQWRQEGDDEQVLRGALGRMLFSAEDIKKSVKVVSGGEQGRLLFGKLSMLKSNVLIMDEPTNHLDMESIESLNYALENYEGTLIFVSHDREFVSSLATRVIEMTAEGVVDYQGSYEEYLRSQGLTA from the coding sequence GTGATCTCTACAGCAAATCTTACCATGCAGTTTGGGGCTAAGCCCTTGTTTGAAAACGTCTCTTCGAAGTTTGGTGACGGCAATCGTTACGGCTTGATTGGTGCCAACGGATGTGGCAAATCCACCTTTATGAAGATCCTCGGCGGCGATCTGGAGTCAACGGCGGGCAGCGTCAGTATGGATACGGATGAACGCTTGGGTAAGTTGGGGCAGGATCAGTTTGCCTTTGAAAAGAGCACGGTGGTGGATACGGTGATCATGGGTCACGCTGAGCTGTGGAAGGTCAAAGCCGAGCGTGATGCGATTTACGCCAACCCCGATATGACCGAAGAAGATGGGATGCGGGTGGCGGATCTGGAGGTGGAGTTTGCTGAAATGGACGGCTACTCTGCCGAAGCCCGTGCCGGTGAATTATTGCTGGGGCTGGGGATTCCGTCTGAGCAGCATTTTGGCCTGATGAGCGCAGTGGCTCCTGGTTGGAAACTGCGGGTGTTGTTGGCGCAGGCGCTGTTTTCTGATCCCGATATTTTGTTGCTTGATGAGCCGACCAACCATCTGGACATCAATACCATCCGCTGGTTGGAGGGGGTAATTAACGACCGCTCCAGTACCATGATCATCATCTCTCATGATCGCCATTTTTTGAACTCGGTCTGTACTCACATGGCGGATTTGGATTACGGTGCGTTGCAGGTCTATCCAGGTAACTATGATGAGTACATGGCCGCAGCGACTCAAGCGCGTGAGCGTCTGTTGTCGGATAACGCCAAGAAAAAAGTTCAAATTGCCCAGTTGCAATCCTTTGTGTCGCGTTTCTCGGCGAATGCGTCTAAGGCGCGGCAGGCCACCTCTCGTGCCAAGCAGATGGAAAAGATTAAATTGACTGAGGTCAAACCGTCCAGTCGGCAAAACCCCTTTATCCGTTTTGAGCAGGAGAAAAAACTGCATCGTCTGGCGTTACAGATGGAAGGCGTAAGCCAAGGTTATGACGGCGAAGCGCCGTTGTTTAAAGATCTGAACTTGATGGTCGAAGCAGGTGAACGCATTGCGGTCATTGGCCCCAATGGCATCGGTAAAACCACCTTGGTTAAAACCTTGGCGGGTCAGATGGCGCAGCAGTCAGGCAAGATTAAATGGGCTGAAGCGGCGGACATCGGTTATTTTGCCCAAGACCACGCTGATGATTTTGCTGACGATGTGAATTTGTATGACTGGATGTTGCAGTGGCGACAAGAGGGCGACGACGAGCAGGTGTTGCGCGGGGCTTTGGGGCGCATGTTGTTTTCGGCGGAAGACATTAAAAAATCCGTCAAGGTGGTTTCTGGTGGTGAGCAGGGAAGGTTGTTATTTGGTAAGCTCTCTATGTTGAAAAGCAATGTCTTGATTATGGATGAACCCACCAACCATTTGGATATGGAGTCCATTGAGTCGCTTAATTACGCGCTGGAAAATTACGAAGGCACCTTGATTTTTGTTAGTCATGATCGTGAATTTGTCTCTTCTTTGGCGACGAGGGTGATTGAAATGACCGCAGAGGGTGTGGTGGATTATCAGGGCAGTTACGAAGAGTATCTGCGCAGTCAAGGTTTGACGGCTTAG